The Polaribacter sp. MED152 region TTTAAAGCATTACCACCAGTTGTAGTTTCTGGGTTACCGAACATAACTCCAATTTTTTCTCTTAACTGGTTAATAAAAATAACTGTACAGTTTGTTTTAGAAATAGTACCTGTTAATTTACGTAAGGCTTGAGACATTAAACGTGCATGAAGACCCATTTTAGAGTCACCCATTTCACCTTCAATTTCAGATTTTGGTGTAAGTGCTGCAACAGAATCTATTACAACAATATCTATTGCACCAGATCTAATTAAATTGTCTGCAATTTCTAATGCTTGCTCTCCATGATCTGGCTGAGAAATAATTAAGTTATCTATATCTACACCTAAATTTTCTGCATAAAATTTGTCAAATGCATGCTCTGCATCAATAAAAGCTGCTATACCACCTGCTTTTTGTGCTTCTGCAATTGCGTGTATAGTTAACGTAGTTTTACCTGAAGATTCTGGCCCATATATTTCAATAACTCTTCCTCTTGGGTAACCTCCAACTCCTAATGCCAAGTCTAACCCTAAAGAACCAGATGAAATAGCATCTACATCTTCTGTTACTACATCTCCTAATTTCATTACAGAACCTTTACCATACGTTTTATCTAGCTTATCTAGAGTAAGTTGTAATGCTTTTAGTTTTGCTGCTTTTTCTTTATCTGCTGCCATAAATCTTGCTAATATTAATTTTAAAAATAGTGTCACAAGTTACGAAAAACTCTTCTCAATTACCTAACAAAATAAGTGCATTTTATGTTATTTTTACTAAAATTTAGTTAAGATGAAATCGATAATTGTTTTAGAAAATAGCAACAGTAAAGTAAGTATAGAAAATGGCGAATTAATTAGTTTTATTTTTAAAGGTGATGAGTATGTACACCAAAAAGGAAATAAAGGTTGGCGAAAATCCGATGATGAAATGTTTCCTGTAATTGGGCCTACCTCTATGAATAATTACAGAATGCATACCAAAAAAGGTGAGGCCA contains the following coding sequences:
- the recA gene encoding recombinase RecA, which produces MAADKEKAAKLKALQLTLDKLDKTYGKGSVMKLGDVVTEDVDAISSGSLGLDLALGVGGYPRGRVIEIYGPESSGKTTLTIHAIAEAQKAGGIAAFIDAEHAFDKFYAENLGVDIDNLIISQPDHGEQALEIADNLIRSGAIDIVVIDSVAALTPKSEIEGEMGDSKMGLHARLMSQALRKLTGTISKTNCTVIFINQLREKIGVMFGNPETTTGGNALKFYASVRLDIRRRTQIKDGDRVIGNSTKVKIVKNKVAPPFQIAEFDIMYGQGISKVGEILDIGVELGIVKKSGSWFSYGDTKLGQGRDAVKGLIKDNPELMEELEMKIKDAIENQE